A single region of the Oceanispirochaeta sp. genome encodes:
- a CDS encoding phosphoribosyltransferase, which translates to MNKVFIPFDQIRNNALKLAYEVYNTGFIPDVIYIPLRGGAYMGNVFSEFFKIVRNGERPVFYAAVVARSYTDIHQQDRVMIDGWTYNPEHLRHGDKVLFIDDIFDSGKTLNHLVEVILEKGIPRSDVKVAVHDYKDVKYKEHLPIQPDFYCNKYEIEKVDDEMWIHYMSHELIGLTKEEQQHQYLDKEPGLQHIFDFINNQK; encoded by the coding sequence TTCCTTTTGACCAAATTCGAAACAATGCTCTCAAACTGGCTTATGAAGTTTATAATACCGGGTTTATTCCCGATGTGATCTATATCCCCCTCCGGGGTGGGGCTTATATGGGAAATGTATTCAGTGAATTTTTTAAAATTGTCCGGAATGGTGAGCGTCCTGTTTTTTACGCTGCTGTTGTTGCCCGATCTTATACAGACATACATCAGCAGGACCGTGTGATGATTGACGGCTGGACCTATAATCCTGAGCATCTGAGACATGGTGACAAGGTTCTTTTTATTGATGATATATTCGATTCAGGAAAGACCTTGAATCATCTGGTAGAGGTAATTCTGGAGAAGGGGATTCCCCGGTCCGATGTGAAGGTCGCCGTCCATGATTATAAGGATGTGAAGTATAAGGAGCACCTTCCAATCCAGCCGGATTTCTATTGCAATAAGTATGAGATAGAAAAAGTGGATGACGAGATGTGGATTCATTATATGAGCCATGAACTGATAGGCCTGACAAAAGAAGAACAGCAGCACCAGTATTTAGATAAAGAACCGGGTCTGCAGCATATTTTCGACTTTATAAATAATCAAAAATAG